A single window of Gossypium arboreum isolate Shixiya-1 chromosome 13, ASM2569848v2, whole genome shotgun sequence DNA harbors:
- the LOC108464444 gene encoding exocyst complex component SEC15A-like — MDSKPKKRGAMENGDTGEDSVLATLIGNGDDLGPLVRHAFEMGRPEALVHQLKHILKKKEAEIEVLCKTHYEEFILAVDELRGVLVDAEELKSDLSSDNFKLQEVGSALLVKLEELLESFSIKKNVAEAINMSKICIEVLELCVKCNTHLSEGQFFLALKTVDLIDTNYLQNIPVNTIKIMIGKNIPIIKAHIEKKVTADFNEWLLHIRSSAKDIGQTAIGHAASVRQRDEEILERQRKAEELNVSGLGDVVYSLDVEEVDEDSVLKFDLTPLYRASHIHSFLGIQEQFRRYYYKNRLLQLNSDLQISSSQPFVESYQTYLAQIAGYFIVEDRVLRTSGGLLSADQVETMWETTVAKVVSVLEEQFSHMDSATHLLLVKDYIALLGVTLRQYGYEVSSILEVLDNSRDKYHELLFEECRQQISNVLSNDSYNMMVMNKDSDYENNVLAFHLQTSDVLPAFPYIAPFSSMVPDCCRIVRSFIKSSVDYLSFGVNSNFYDAARKYLDKLLIDVLNEVVVTMVQSDGIAETQAMQIAENIPFLERSCDFFLQHAAHLCGIPVRSVERPQASLTAKVVFKTSRHAAYLAVVNSVNSKLDKFLALTENINWTAEEISENNSEYMNEVVFCLDTVFSTALQILPLDALYTVGCGALEHISNSIVAAFLSDSVKRFNANAVMVINQDLQKLESFADERFHSTGLSEVYKEGSFRSSLIEARQLINLLSSSQPDNFADLVIREKSYNALDRKKVASIVEKFKDSADGIFGSLSTRNTKTSSRKKSMDMLKKRLKDFN; from the coding sequence ATGGATTCCAAACCCAAGAAGAGAGGTGCTATGGAGAATGGGGATACGGGGGAAGACTCGGTACTCGCAACCTTGATCGGGAATGGGGATGATTTGGGTCCTCTTGTTCGACATGCCTTCGAAATGGGGCGGCCTGAGGCTCTTGTTCACCAGCTGAAGcatattttgaaaaagaaagaagccGAAATTGAGGTGCTCTGCAAGACTCACTACGAGGAATTCATTCTTGCTGTTGATGAACTTCGTGGCGTCTTGGTTGATGCCGAAGAACTTAAAAGCGATCTTTCCAGTGATAATTTTAAGTTGCAGGAGGTTGGGAGTGCTCTTTTGGTGAAACTTGAAGAGCTCCTTGAGTCTTTTTCGATTAAGAAAAATGTGGCTGAAGCTATTAACATGTCCAAGATTTGTATTGAAGTCTTGGAGCTATGTGTCAAATGCAATACTCACCTTTCAGAAGGCCAGTTTTTCTTGGCATTGAAAACTGTAGATTTGATTGACACAAACTACTTGCAGAATATCCCTGTAAATACAATCAAGATAATGATAGGGAAGAATATTCCTATAATAAAAGCTCATATCGAAAAGAAAGTGACTGCAGACTTTAACGAGTGGCTACTTCACATTAGGAGTTCTGCCAAGGATATTGGGCAGACTGCAATAGGTCATGCTGCATCGGTACGCCAGAGAGATGAAGAGATTCTTGAACGGCAGAGAAAAGCCGAGGAGCTGAACGTTTCTGGCTTAGGAGATGTGGTATATTCATTAGATGTTGAAGAAGTTGATGAAGATTCTGTTTTGAAGTTTGATCTTACACCTCTTTATCGAGCATCTCACATCCATTCCTTTCTTGGAATCCAAGAGCAATTTCGTCGCTATTACTACAAGAATCGTCTATTACAACTCAATTCAGACTTGCAAATCTCTTCCTCACAACCATTTGTTGAATCATATCAAACCTACCTAGCTCAAATTGCAGGCTATTTTATTGTGGAAGACAGGGTCTTGAGGACTTCTGGGGGCTTGTTGTCTGCCGATCAAGTTGAGACGATGTGGGAGACAACCGTTGCAAAAGTGGTGTCAGTCTTGGAAGAACAATTTTCTCATATGGATTCTGCAACGCATCTTCTCTTGGTGAAGGATTATATCGCTCTTCTTGGGGTTACACTTAGGCAGTATGGGTATgaagtgagttcaattcttgaGGTCTTGGACAATAGCCGAGACAAATACCATGAGCTTCTTTTTGAAGAGTGCCGTCAGCAAATTAGCAATGTTCTATCTAATGATTCCTATAACATGATGGTAATGAATAAGGATTCTGACTATGAAAATAATGTTTTGGCATTTCATCTTCAGACTTCAGATGTATTGCCAGCTTTTCCATATATTGCACCATTCTCTTCTATGGTGCCTGATTGCTGCCGCATTGTTCGATCATTCATCAAAAGCTCAGTTGATTACTTGTCTTTTGGAGTGAATTCTAATTTTTATGATGCAGCAAGAAAGTATTTGGACAAGCTCTTGATTGATGTGCTTAATGAAGTTGTAGTGACTATGGTTCAGAGTGACGGCATTGCTGAAACTCAAGCCATGCAGATTGCTGAAAATATACCATTTCTTGAAAGATCTTGTGACTTTTTCCTCCAACATGCTGCACATCTTTGTGGGATTCCAGTTCGATCAGTTGAGAGGCCCCAGGCCAGTTTGACTGCCAAGGTGGTCTTTAAAACTTCAAGACATGCAGCTTATCTGGCTGTCGTGAATTCGGTAAATAGTAAGTTAGATAAATTCTTGGCGCTTACAGAAAATATAAACTGGACAGCCGAAGAGATATCCGAAAATAATAGTGAGTATATGAATGAGGTGGTCTTTTGTCTTGACACTGTTTTCTCAACGGCACTGCAAATTCTGCCATTGGATGCTTTATACACGGTTGGTTGTGGGGCTCTTGAGCATATTTCCAACTCTATTGTGGCTGCATTTCTCAGTGATAGTGTGAAGAGGTTTAATGCCAATGCAGTCATGGTTATCAACCAGGATCTACAGAAGTTAGAGAGTTTTGCTGATGAGAGGTTTCACAGCACAGGCCTAAGTGAGGTATACAAGGAAGGTAGTTTTCGAAGTAGCTTGATAGAAGCCCGGCAGTTGATAAACCTATTGTCCAGCAGCCAGCCAGATAATTTCGCAGATCTTGTAATACGGGAGAAGTCCTACAATGCTTTGGATCGTAAGAAAGTGGCGAGCATTGTCGAAAAATTCAAGGACTCAGCAGATGGGATCTTTGGGAGCCTTTCAACCAGAAATACAAAAACAAGTTCACGGAAGAAATCAATGGACATGCTCAAAAAAAGATTGAAAGACTTCAACTGA